One stretch of Amycolatopsis sp. NBC_00345 DNA includes these proteins:
- a CDS encoding MarR family winged helix-turn-helix transcriptional regulator, with protein MADDQRLFFLLQQAAHQLRVTGDRRCLAAAGVTTAQLGALFTVQDRPGLTQRELAAELGQRESAVTAMIGRLVDGGLIAKRPHPRQHRAVVLELTDAGARALVRARPEIDRVNAELRALVGDSDYARTAAALRRLADWPS; from the coding sequence ATGGCCGACGACCAGCGCCTGTTCTTCCTGTTGCAGCAGGCCGCCCACCAGCTCCGGGTGACCGGGGACCGGCGCTGCCTCGCGGCCGCCGGAGTCACGACGGCCCAGCTCGGGGCTCTGTTCACCGTTCAGGACCGGCCCGGGCTCACCCAGCGCGAGCTGGCGGCGGAGCTGGGCCAACGCGAATCGGCCGTGACGGCGATGATCGGCCGGCTCGTGGACGGCGGGCTGATCGCGAAGCGGCCGCACCCCCGGCAGCACCGCGCGGTGGTGCTGGAGCTGACCGACGCCGGCGCCCGCGCGCTCGTCCGGGCGCGGCCGGAGATCGACCGGGTCAACGCCGAACTGCGGGCGCTGGTCGGCGACTCCGACTACGCCCGCACGGCGGCCGCGTTGCGGAGGCTCGCGGACTGGCCGTCGTAG
- a CDS encoding class I SAM-dependent methyltransferase, with protein sequence MLYDRIGVGYAHGRRTDPRWLAPIVAALGDARTVLDVGAGTGSYEPRDRTVFAVEPSAEMVRQRPPGAAPVVRAVAEALPVRSDAVDAVLALLTVHHWPDWRRGLAELRRVAPLRVVLAYDTRLHADFWLVREYVPEIARLELARPSAEQIAEELRADEVVPLPVPWDFADGVFPAHWRRPRAYLDERVRRSCSALAQAPSAAVERGMARLRADLKSGRWEREHAELLTLPEWDAGFRLLVSHS encoded by the coding sequence GTGCTTTACGACCGGATCGGTGTCGGCTACGCCCACGGCCGCCGCACGGATCCGCGCTGGCTGGCGCCGATCGTCGCCGCACTCGGGGACGCCCGCACGGTCCTGGACGTCGGCGCCGGCACCGGCTCGTACGAACCGCGTGACCGCACCGTGTTCGCGGTCGAGCCGTCCGCGGAGATGGTCCGGCAGCGGCCGCCCGGAGCGGCGCCGGTGGTGCGCGCGGTCGCCGAAGCGTTGCCGGTGCGTTCCGACGCCGTCGATGCCGTGCTCGCGCTCCTCACCGTCCACCACTGGCCCGACTGGCGTCGCGGGCTGGCTGAACTACGCCGCGTCGCCCCGTTACGCGTGGTGCTCGCTTACGACACCCGGCTGCACGCCGATTTCTGGCTGGTCCGCGAGTACGTCCCGGAGATCGCGCGGCTCGAGCTGGCCCGGCCGTCCGCGGAGCAGATCGCCGAGGAACTCCGTGCCGACGAGGTCGTGCCGCTGCCCGTGCCGTGGGACTTCGCCGACGGGGTGTTCCCCGCGCACTGGCGCCGGCCGCGGGCCTACCTGGACGAGCGCGTCCGCCGCTCGTGCTCCGCGCTCGCGCAGGCGCCGTCTGCCGCCGTGGAGCGCGGGATGGCCCGGCTCCGCGCCGACCTGAAGAGCGGGCGGTGGGAGCGCGAGCACGCCGAGCTGCTCACCCTGCCCGAGTGGGACGCCGGGTTCCGCCTGCTCGTCTCCCACAGCTGA
- a CDS encoding proteasome assembly chaperone family protein, with amino-acid sequence MGFDPEELYEVDSDVPDLSGAVLLHFFEGFMDAGSTGRLVTDHLTSEVKGRVIARFDVDRLIDYRSRRPPMTYAVDHWEDYEAPELVVRLMHDTDGTPFLLLSGPEPDHDWERFATAVKQLVERWGVRLTVGYHGIPMGTPHTRPLGVTAHATRGELVGDHQPMPNRMQVPGSVAALIEFRLGELGHDAMGFAAHVPHYLAQSAYPSAALKVFEALGRATGLSLPDGELRTAAEVATAEIDRQVSESDEVADVVRALERQYDTFVEASAHDSLLAESKEHMPTAEELGSQFERFLAEQQGGTESPDR; translated from the coding sequence GTGGGGTTCGATCCCGAGGAACTGTACGAGGTGGATTCGGACGTCCCCGACCTGTCCGGAGCCGTGCTCCTGCACTTCTTCGAAGGCTTCATGGACGCCGGTTCCACCGGCCGGCTGGTCACCGACCACCTGACGAGCGAGGTCAAGGGCCGCGTGATCGCCCGCTTCGACGTCGACCGGCTCATCGACTACCGCTCCCGGCGCCCGCCGATGACCTACGCGGTGGACCACTGGGAGGACTACGAGGCGCCCGAGCTGGTGGTCCGGCTGATGCACGACACCGACGGCACGCCGTTCCTGCTGCTGTCCGGCCCGGAGCCGGACCACGACTGGGAGCGCTTCGCCACCGCGGTCAAGCAGCTGGTGGAACGCTGGGGCGTGCGCCTGACCGTCGGCTACCACGGCATCCCGATGGGCACCCCGCACACGCGCCCGCTGGGCGTCACGGCCCACGCGACGCGCGGTGAGCTGGTGGGCGACCACCAGCCGATGCCCAACCGCATGCAGGTGCCCGGCAGCGTCGCGGCGCTGATCGAGTTCCGCCTCGGCGAGCTGGGCCACGACGCGATGGGCTTCGCCGCGCACGTGCCGCACTACCTGGCCCAGTCGGCCTACCCGTCGGCCGCGCTGAAGGTCTTCGAAGCCCTCGGCCGCGCGACCGGTCTCAGCCTTCCCGACGGCGAGCTGCGCACGGCCGCCGAGGTGGCCACCGCGGAGATCGACCGCCAGGTCTCGGAGTCCGACGAGGTCGCCGACGTGGTGCGCGCGCTGGAGCGCCAGTACGACACGTTCGTCGAGGCCTCCGCGCACGACAGCCTGCTGGCGGAGTCCAAGGAGCACATGCCCACGGCGGAGGAGCTGGGCTCGCAGTTCGAGCGCTTCCTCGCCGAGCAGCAGGGCGGCACGGAGTCCCCGGACCGGTAA
- a CDS encoding PH domain-containing protein → MTEANTTTLRLQLRPPAHRVSRKALGYWTASAAIGWIVVIGVQAVVVATSDDPPSWLSVTLTISCVLGVAHLLVMPQWRYRVHRWEVTGEAVYTQSGWLKQEWRIAPISRIQTVDIERGPIEQLFGLAEIRVTTASAAGSLHVSGLDHGRAVELADELTRTTQASTGDAT, encoded by the coding sequence GTGACTGAAGCGAACACCACCACATTGCGCCTGCAGCTGCGCCCACCTGCGCACCGGGTGAGCCGCAAGGCCCTCGGCTACTGGACGGCGTCCGCGGCGATCGGCTGGATCGTCGTGATCGGGGTACAGGCGGTGGTGGTGGCGACCAGCGACGACCCGCCGTCATGGCTGTCCGTGACGCTGACGATCTCCTGTGTGCTCGGCGTGGCGCACCTGCTCGTAATGCCGCAGTGGCGCTACCGCGTGCACCGCTGGGAGGTCACCGGCGAAGCGGTGTACACGCAGTCCGGCTGGTTGAAGCAGGAATGGCGCATCGCGCCGATCTCGCGGATCCAGACCGTGGACATCGAGCGCGGGCCGATCGAGCAGCTCTTCGGGCTGGCCGAGATCAGGGTGACCACGGCTTCGGCCGCGGGGTCGCTGCACGTCTCCGGGCTCGATCACGGGCGCGCGGTCGAGCTGGCCGACGAGCTGACCCGCACCACCCAGGCTTCCACCGGTGACGCGACATGA
- a CDS encoding PH domain-containing protein encodes MSELTTEKSSPPVPAEGTPDAPWHRLDRRMLLIRPVLDGVKSLPLLIGALLLGHGNYWQWIGLAVTAVTVLAGISHCLTSRYRVTATQVEWHTGLLLRKQRSVPRDRIRTVDVMSEPKHRLFSLSAVRIGTGRHSHGKGPGKDELVLDAVSGAEAQRLRTLLLHRKTITTNTAAGTETSAEDSVETGPQERLVAAVDKRWLRYAPFTLSGIAVVGAIVGTLYHFVHELHLDPLRYGPLRELAQQYTAAPTWLVVLPTAVGLLVLVAALSVGGYVLSFWNFRLTREDGGTLHIRRGLVTTRSVSIEEERLRGVEVKEPLPLRMVGGAKCVAVAAGLREGKGADKGGGLLLPPAPIGRVHEVVADVLGEDIAAVPLVRHPRRALTRRLTRAVTGVLLFAAALFLLAWIDFLPAWPWQAALVLLPFAVLVGWDRYRTLGHALAGAYLVTRSGSLDRTTEVVRRDGLTGIVVLRSLFQRRAGLITVVAPIAAGKGHYHVVDVDETVGLALADHTVPGLLSPFLVAESGI; translated from the coding sequence ATGAGCGAGCTGACCACCGAAAAGAGCAGCCCGCCGGTCCCGGCCGAGGGCACCCCCGACGCCCCGTGGCACCGGCTCGACCGCCGCATGCTGCTCATCCGCCCGGTGCTGGACGGGGTGAAGTCGCTGCCCCTGCTGATCGGCGCACTGCTGCTCGGGCACGGCAACTACTGGCAGTGGATCGGGCTCGCCGTGACCGCCGTGACGGTGCTCGCCGGCATCTCGCACTGCCTCACCTCGCGCTACCGCGTCACCGCGACGCAGGTCGAGTGGCACACCGGCCTGCTGCTGCGCAAACAGCGCTCCGTGCCGCGCGACCGGATCCGCACCGTGGACGTGATGTCGGAGCCGAAGCACCGGCTGTTCTCCCTCTCCGCGGTGCGGATCGGCACCGGACGGCACTCCCACGGCAAGGGGCCGGGCAAGGACGAGCTGGTGCTCGACGCCGTCAGCGGCGCGGAGGCCCAGCGGCTGAGAACCCTTCTGCTGCACCGGAAAACCATCACAACGAACACAGCGGCGGGCACTGAGACGAGCGCTGAGGACAGCGTCGAAACCGGTCCCCAGGAGCGGCTGGTCGCGGCCGTCGACAAACGCTGGCTGCGGTACGCGCCGTTCACGCTGTCCGGCATCGCCGTGGTCGGCGCGATCGTCGGCACGCTGTACCACTTCGTGCACGAGCTGCACCTGGACCCGCTGCGCTACGGGCCGCTGCGCGAGCTGGCCCAGCAGTACACCGCCGCGCCGACGTGGCTGGTCGTGCTGCCCACGGCCGTCGGGCTGCTGGTGCTGGTCGCGGCGCTGTCGGTCGGCGGCTACGTGCTGTCGTTCTGGAACTTCCGGCTCACCCGCGAGGACGGCGGCACGCTGCACATCCGGCGTGGCCTGGTGACCACGCGGTCGGTCTCCATCGAAGAGGAGCGGCTGCGCGGCGTCGAGGTGAAGGAACCGCTGCCGCTGCGGATGGTGGGCGGCGCGAAGTGCGTCGCCGTGGCCGCCGGGCTGCGCGAAGGCAAGGGCGCGGACAAGGGCGGCGGGCTGCTCCTGCCGCCGGCGCCGATCGGGCGGGTGCACGAGGTGGTGGCGGACGTGCTGGGCGAGGACATCGCCGCCGTCCCGCTCGTACGGCATCCGCGCCGGGCGCTGACGCGACGGCTGACCCGCGCCGTGACGGGTGTGCTGCTGTTCGCCGCCGCGCTGTTCCTGTTGGCGTGGATCGATTTCCTGCCCGCGTGGCCGTGGCAGGCGGCGCTGGTGCTGCTGCCGTTCGCGGTGCTCGTGGGCTGGGACCGCTACCGGACGCTGGGCCACGCGCTGGCCGGGGCGTACCTGGTGACGCGCTCGGGCTCGCTGGACCGCACGACGGAAGTCGTCCGCCGCGACGGGCTGACCGGGATCGTCGTGCTTCGCTCGCTGTTCCAGCGACGGGCCGGGCTGATCACGGTGGTGGCACCGATCGCCGCGGGCAAGGGGCACTACCACGTGGTGGACGTCGACGAAACCGTCGGGCTCGCGCTCGCCGACCACACGGTGCCGGGGCTGCTGAGCCCCTTCCTGGTCGCCGAATCCGGGATCTGA
- a CDS encoding GNAT family N-acetyltransferase has protein sequence MTRLARPEDLPALRELERAAGVLFRDVGMAKIADDEPWSVEELAPFQSDGRCWVTEDAGRVVAYLIAEVVDDRGHIEQVSVLPSHARRGLGRELIETADEWAGKLGLPALTLTTYAEVQWNAPYYARLGFRVLPSAELGPELREIRATEISRGLDEWPRVAMIRNR, from the coding sequence ATGACCCGTCTCGCCCGTCCCGAAGACCTGCCCGCGCTCCGTGAACTCGAACGGGCCGCGGGCGTGCTGTTCCGGGACGTCGGCATGGCGAAGATCGCCGACGACGAGCCGTGGTCGGTCGAGGAGCTGGCGCCGTTCCAGTCGGACGGGCGGTGCTGGGTCACCGAGGACGCCGGGCGCGTGGTCGCGTACCTGATCGCGGAGGTGGTGGACGACCGCGGGCACATCGAGCAGGTTTCGGTGCTGCCGAGCCACGCCCGCCGCGGGCTGGGGCGCGAGCTGATCGAGACGGCGGACGAGTGGGCCGGGAAGCTCGGGCTGCCGGCGCTGACGCTCACCACGTACGCCGAGGTCCAGTGGAACGCGCCCTACTACGCGCGGCTCGGATTCCGCGTCCTGCCGAGCGCGGAACTGGGCCCCGAGCTGCGGGAAATCCGCGCCACGGAGATCTCGCGCGGCCTCGACGAGTGGCCGCGCGTGGCCATGATCCGCAACCGCTGA
- a CDS encoding dihydrofolate reductase family protein: protein MDGVIQNSTDDDDFPYPDWTAPYRTPAGRDAVFAAHGESFDLLLGRRTYDLWSGFWPKAPSSPMVDSLNAATKFVVTHRPESLEWGPVEGIGPDTAEGVRRVKSGDGPDLVLSGSSTLTSTLLEHGLADEVLLIVYPVLVGTGKRFFAEGTPAQAFEFAGTEAMPSGIILSSYRVAGPLKTG from the coding sequence TTGGACGGCGTGATCCAGAATTCCACCGACGACGACGATTTCCCTTACCCCGACTGGACCGCGCCCTATCGGACGCCCGCGGGCCGGGACGCGGTGTTCGCCGCGCACGGGGAGAGCTTCGATCTGCTGCTCGGCCGTCGCACCTACGATCTCTGGTCGGGCTTCTGGCCGAAGGCGCCGAGCAGCCCGATGGTGGACAGTCTCAACGCGGCCACGAAATTCGTCGTGACCCACCGGCCGGAAAGTCTGGAATGGGGCCCGGTCGAGGGTATTGGACCGGACACCGCCGAGGGCGTTCGCCGCGTCAAATCGGGGGACGGCCCCGACCTTGTCCTCTCGGGCAGTTCCACGCTGACCTCGACGCTGCTCGAACACGGCCTCGCGGACGAAGTCCTGCTGATCGTCTATCCCGTCCTGGTGGGCACGGGGAAGCGCTTCTTCGCGGAAGGAACCCCGGCGCAGGCATTCGAGTTCGCCGGCACGGAAGCGATGCCGTCCGGCATCATCCTCAGCAGCTACCGGGTCGCCGGGCCGTTGAAGACCGGCTAG
- a CDS encoding aminotransferase family protein: protein MADQPLNPQALNPLWHPFADMGAVDGDRMIITRGEGSYVWDDADRKYFDATASLWYANFGHGRPEITRAVTAQLEKLDSYNLFGYYANEPALELASRLSELAPTPGSKVFLGSGGGDVVDTAVKIARAYFANTGRPSKTHVIGRVQGYHGTHGFGTAVGGIAVNAVGFGPLLEGFSHIAYDSAAALEAEIERLGADRVAAFFCEPVIGAGGVLLPPEGYIEEVAAICRRHDVLFVADCVIAAFGRLGTWFGIDRWAVRPDMITTAKGLTGGTVPLAALLVAPHVAEPFFTGEPGAPTLRHGPTYSGHPVACAAANATLDIYERDNLIPRGRELEKPLADALADAAVHPLVAEVRAGLGFLAAVELTAETLAADPGAPGRLQRLIRDEGVLVRPVAKGVVVSPPLIAAEPELDLLAAALPKALDRLKS, encoded by the coding sequence ATGGCCGACCAGCCGCTGAATCCCCAGGCGCTGAACCCGCTGTGGCACCCGTTCGCGGACATGGGCGCCGTGGACGGCGACCGCATGATCATCACCCGCGGCGAGGGCTCGTACGTCTGGGACGACGCGGACCGGAAGTACTTCGACGCGACCGCTTCGCTCTGGTACGCCAACTTCGGCCACGGACGGCCGGAGATCACCCGCGCCGTGACGGCCCAGCTGGAGAAGCTCGACTCGTACAACCTCTTCGGCTACTACGCGAACGAGCCGGCGCTGGAGCTGGCTTCGCGGCTGTCCGAGCTGGCGCCGACGCCGGGGTCCAAAGTGTTCCTCGGCTCCGGCGGCGGCGACGTGGTGGACACGGCGGTGAAGATCGCCCGCGCGTACTTCGCGAACACCGGGCGGCCGTCGAAGACCCACGTGATCGGCCGGGTGCAGGGTTACCACGGCACCCACGGCTTCGGCACGGCTGTCGGCGGGATCGCTGTGAACGCCGTGGGTTTCGGGCCGCTGCTGGAGGGTTTCTCGCACATCGCGTACGACAGTGCGGCGGCGCTGGAGGCGGAGATCGAACGGCTCGGCGCCGACCGGGTGGCCGCGTTCTTCTGCGAGCCGGTGATCGGCGCGGGCGGCGTGCTGCTCCCGCCGGAGGGCTACATCGAAGAGGTCGCGGCGATCTGCCGCCGCCACGACGTGCTGTTCGTGGCGGACTGCGTGATCGCCGCGTTCGGCCGGCTGGGCACGTGGTTCGGCATCGACCGCTGGGCGGTGCGGCCGGACATGATCACCACGGCGAAGGGCCTCACTGGCGGCACTGTCCCGCTGGCCGCGCTGCTGGTCGCGCCCCACGTGGCGGAGCCGTTTTTCACCGGTGAGCCCGGCGCCCCGACCCTGCGCCACGGCCCGACGTACTCGGGCCACCCGGTCGCCTGCGCCGCCGCGAACGCCACCCTGGACATCTACGAGCGCGACAACCTGATCCCCCGTGGCCGTGAACTGGAGAAGCCGCTCGCCGACGCCCTCGCGGATGCCGCCGTCCACCCCCTGGTCGCAGAAGTGCGTGCGGGCCTTGGCTTCCTCGCCGCGGTGGAGCTGACCGCGGAGACTCTCGCCGCCGACCCGGGTGCCCCGGGCCGCCTCCAGCGCCTGATCCGCGACGAGGGTGTCCTGGTCCGCCCGGTGGCCAAGGGTGTTGTGGTGTCCCCGCCGCTGATCGCCGCGGAGCCGGAACTGGACCTGCTGGCCGCCGCGCTGCCGAAGGCGCTGGACCGGCTCAAGTCCTGA